The following are encoded together in the Archocentrus centrarchus isolate MPI-CPG fArcCen1 chromosome 23, fArcCen1, whole genome shotgun sequence genome:
- the LOC115773772 gene encoding HMG box-containing protein 1-like encodes MVWEVVTPAALSGHPKYHQVPEPEPQAEHTEMMMDADGDQSHDPLRCDEHFPSSPDFPTSDSYMEYDDLPDLQEVREEPESPAAPVYHVELGVSHQERNTQAHSPEPPDTHWLTQLAHIATGPQSPLLQEPPDSSSSSVCIPSSSSSDLHSYARPPPPFPSSTLSSPRGHGRDCQRCRTSSECGSAVSTRSSLSDDEDMGWSFSCPPTTWHCFLKGTHLHFHNSSNIEWRDIEDLECAEEDSADEERSRFLQSYGSEGLQLMEHAEIVLSGQAVLQLTFDPGTFGYIPLTARCQLDHPFYVKNKGWSSFYPSLTVVQYGIPCYEMEVGDVCLPPGHRDAKHTEDSLVFDTFKSYDFTPLDSSAVYVLSSMARRRRASQSSGGAVSPDRDLLREEHSPSRSHHTLQKPPKNQLVSTQGASSATPTKCKRPMNAFMLFAKKFRVEYTQMYPGKDNRAISVLLGERWKKMRSEERRVFTLQAKALADEQKRLNPDCWKRKRTNSGCQGN; translated from the exons ATGGTGTGGGAGGTGGTGACTCCAGCTGCGCTGTCAGGTCACCCCAAATATCACCAAGTGCCAGAGCCCGAGCCTCAGGCTGAGCACACAG AAATGATGATGGATGCAGATGGAGACCAATCACACGATCCTCTGCGCTGTGACGAACACTTCCCCTCCTCACCCGACTTCCCCACTAGTGACAGTTACATGGAATACG ATGACCTGCCAGATCTACAAGAGGTTCGAGAGGAGCCCGAGTCACCAGCAGCACCTGTTTACCATGTGGAGTTGGGCGTGTCGCACCAGGAAcgaaacacacaagcacacagccCAGAGCCTCCGGACACACACTGGCTGACACAGCTGGCACATATTGCCACTGGACCTCAGAGTCCACTGTTACAGGAGCCTCCTGACAGCAG ttcctcctcagtctgcatcccgagcagcagcagcagtgatctacattcctacgctcggcctcctcctcctttccccAGCAGCACCTTGTCATCCCCCAGAGGTCATGGCAGGGACTGTCAGCGCTGCAGG ACGAGCAGTGAATGTGGCTCTGCCGTATCCACCAGATCTTCTCTGTCTGATGATGAAGACATGGGCTGGAGCTTTTCCTGCCCACCCACCACCTGGCACTGCTTTCTCAAAG GAACTCATCTGCATTTCCACAACAGCTCAAATATAGAGTGGCGGGACATTGAGGACTTGGAGTGTGCTGAAGAAGACTCTGCAGATGAGGAGCGGTCTAGATTTCTGCAG AGCTATGGCTCTGAGGGGCTGCAGCTGATGGAGCATGCAGAGATTGTGTTGTCTGGTCAGGCTGTCCTACAGCTGACTTTTGACCCTGGCACATTTGGATATATTCCACTGACTGCCCGCTGCCAACTCGATCACCCCTTCTATGTCAAAAACAAAG GCTGGTCATCCTTTTACCCGAGCCTGACTGTGGTGCAGTATGGGATaccatgttatgaaatggaagTGGGCGATGTGTGCCTGCCTCCGGGACACAGAGACGCCAAGCACACAGAGGATTCACTGGTGTTTGACACATTCAAAAG TTATGATTTCACGCCTCTGGACTCCTCTGCGGTTTATGTGTTGAGCAGTATGGCAAGAAGACGACGTGCATCCCAGTCCAGTGGGGGAGCCGTTTCTCCAGACAGAGATCTGCTACGAG AGGAGCACAGTCCCAGCCGTTCCCACCACACTCTGCAAAAGCCCCCCAAAAACCAGCTTGTCAGTACACAGGGAGCGAGCAGTGCCACGCCCACTAAGTGTAAGCGGCCAATGAACGCGTTCATGCTGTTTGCCAAGAAGTTCCGTGTAGAGTACACACAGATGTACCCAGGCAAAGACAACAG agcGATCAGCGTCCTTCTCGGTGAGCGGTGGAAGAAAATGCGAAGCGAGGAGCGTCGCGTGTTCACCCTGCAGGCCAAAGCACTCGCAGACGAGCAGAAGAGACTCAACCCAGACTGCTGGAAACGGAAACGAACCAACTCt GGCTGTCAAGGAAATTAA